The window ctcctcctctttgtccAGGGATGGTTCCTGTCAGTGATGTCAGCATCAGTTCAGAGAAGGCCAACCACTTCCTGACTCACTCCAGGCCCAAGAGGAACGTGGAACCCCGATGGTACCGGGGAAACCCGGACTTCCAGGCTTACTACCGCTACTACAGCAGCATTGGACACACGGAGGGggtatgacacacacacacgcgtgttgtctttgtcacattgaTGGCTGCCTAATGCTGTGTTGTGTGTCAGCTGTATGAGATCGACAAGCTGAGGATGCTGTACCAGCAGATGAGGTACTTGGAAAACACTTACGGCCCCAACGCCTCCTACTTCCAGAGCAAACTGGGGGTCCCGCAGATCATGTGCGACCCGACCACCGACAAGAAGTGCAAAGTGGTCGTCCCTCCTCCCCCCATGAAGGGTGTCCCCAAGGCCACAGATCCGCCCGCCACCCTCCCACCTCCTCTCCCCCGCGCCCCCGCCATCTCCCAGGCGGATGTTCTATACCTGTGCAACAGCAAGGACCCCCTGTGCAAGCCCCACATAGTCTACCTACCCGCCGGCGCCGTGCCGGTCCTCTGCGACCCCCGCTACCACCCCCACTGCACTCCCCAGAAGGCCCCTCCTGCCCCGGCCGCAGCACCCCAGCCGCCACCCCCTCCGCCAAAGAAGTCAGCCCCTCCTCCACCGATCCTTGTCAAGAAGTCTCTCCCACCGGCCCCCATCCGCTCTTTCAAGGGCATGGAGTACGACTGCGACCCCTACTGGGACCCCGACTGCCTCATTGACCACCCACCCAGGCCCGTGAAGGGGAAGGTCGTGGgaccccccccaccaccaccccctcctgtggaggaagaggaggaggaacctGTGGAGGAGCCagcaccccctcctcctcccatGCTGAAAAAAGTCCTCCCCTTCCCCTACTACCA of the Dunckerocampus dactyliophorus isolate RoL2022-P2 chromosome 11, RoL_Ddac_1.1, whole genome shotgun sequence genome contains:
- the LOC129189890 gene encoding uncharacterized protein LOC129189890, with translation MISTLCLVSCLTWLPGLLEAKSLLSSIKQEGMVPVSDVSISSEKANHFLTHSRPKRNVEPRWYRGNPDFQAYYRYYSSIGHTEGLYEIDKLRMLYQQMRYLENTYGPNASYFQSKLGVPQIMCDPTTDKKCKVVVPPPPMKGVPKATDPPATLPPPLPRAPAISQADVLYLCNSKDPLCKPHIVYLPAGAVPVLCDPRYHPHCTPQKAPPAPAAAPQPPPPPPKKSAPPPPILVKKSLPPAPIRSFKGMEYDCDPYWDPDCLIDHPPRPVKGKVVGPPPPPPPPVEEEEEEPVEEPAPPPPPMLKKVLPFPYYHHPMPYDPRDDLYDPSRFQYPQPEAPADEPADETQ